From Xiphophorus couchianus chromosome 23, X_couchianus-1.0, whole genome shotgun sequence, one genomic window encodes:
- the map7d3 gene encoding ensconsin isoform X7, whose product MSTSPRCPSPTGCEVLRAPGVEKKKKTDKENFIEMAESATTLKGLRAQMAAAAQAQAEERRSIAGNSPGPSAVSPSKPQGCKPVIDGAALRVDDRLRVAKERREEAEKQQALRESQIMERERKAKLQVERQLEERQKKLEEQRKKEEQKRLAVEEKRKQKQEEEKEHYEAVMRRTLERSQRVEQRQKRWSWGGLSGDQDGRAADKRSTSTTNLKQPPEAGISKRLSSSSATLGKSPDKSVRPRSSSCNRLPSNGMAAQAGKGDGKQLQVEETGRSVKKRSSSLTRVSVSRAQTPAKPEKGTTDDQARKPPASTVDEGVLSRLLTPTQASLARSKSAAVLSAEGSDATECHLCPRSASPSPMNPARGPLRSRSIDRQKSGMTASKSASEALDTSLKDKQLASPSRQRPASPSTSMGRHRSPSPAPSPTPKRTPSPSASKQSPKTRPPSPSAMKQRPPSPQPPSAKPPPIQKPSLTPTGPPTLRKRDSKSKDLGPVQPVAPQATEASKTKDKDDSKTTGTNSAAEAAKILAENRRLMREQKEREEQLRIQMEEEERLRKEEEERLAEEARLKRLEEEKRLAEERKVKEEEEARLAEEDRKRLEEEEALRQAELQKEREEAEAKALEEAERVRQERDRIMQQNQQERMERKKRIEEIMKRTRKGDQTDLKRDDDKYSQENGDEGMDEMKGETKDDISVDDDQDVLSAGDVGVKQDGGLNGNPETEDKENTNGTTADDTQAGSPVPTSRLVEGSEFLNEEDSTKDGMVSSLNGKSNQWSFEELIDTNIHSKTRPLIESEDRNQVLIHCDGSSDGTRVAFEEKGTPISTLHSSNQPIEAMSEI is encoded by the exons ATGTCCACGTCCCCGCGGTGTCCGAGTCCAACCGGCTGCGAAGTGTTGCGCGCCCCTggtgtagaaaagaaaaaaaaaacagacaaggaAAACTTCATAGAAATGGCGGAGAGTGCTACGACGCTCAAAGGCTTGAGAGCCCAGATGG ctgcagctgcacaggCACAAGCCGAGGAGCGGCGTAGCATAGCAGGGAACAGTCCAGGACCTTCAGCCGTCTCCCCTTCCAAACCTCAGGGCTGTAAGCCAG TTATTGACGGCGCCGCACTTAGAGTAGACGACCGGCTGCGAGTGGCAAAAGAGAGGCGAGAGGAGGCAGAGAAACAACAGG CTTTAAGGGAGTCCCAGATCATGGAGCGGGAGCGCAAAGCTAAGCTGCAAGTGGAACGCCAGCTGGAGGAACGTCAGAAAAAGCTCGAGGAACAGCGGAAGAAGGAGGAACAGAAACGATTGGCTgtggaggagaagaggaagcagaagcaggaagaggaaaag GAGCACTACGAGGCAGTTATGAGGCGAACACTAGAACGCAGTCAGCGAGTCGAGCAGAGACAGAAGAGGTGGTCTTGGGGAGGATTGTCCGGAGACCAAGATGGACGAGCAG CTGACAAGCGCTCCACATCCACAACTAACCTGAAACAGCCGCCCGAGGCTGGCATCAGCAAACGTTTATCCTCCTCCTCTGCCACCCTTGGTAAATCACCTGACAAAA GTGTTAGGCCGAGGAGTTCGTCTTGCAACCGGTTGCCAAGCAATGGCATGGCTGCTCAGGCCGGTAAGGGAGATGGCAAACAGCTTCAGGTGGAAGAGACAG GACGCTCTGTGAAGAAGAGAAGTTCCTCCCTCACACGAGTAAGTGTGAGCAGAGCACAGACCCCTGCCAAGCCTGAAAAGGGGACAACGGATGATCAAG CCCGCAAGCCACCGGCCAGTACAGTGGATGAAGGGGTCCTTAGTCGCCTGCTCACTCCCACCCAGGCCTCACTAGCTAGGAGCAAGAGCGCCGCCGTCCTGTCCGCTGAAGGATCAGATGCTACAG AGTGTCACCTGTGTCCTCGTTCAGCCTCCCCCAGCCCCATGAACCCGGCGCGCGGCCCCTTGCGCAGCCGCAGCATCGACCGACAGAAGAGCGGCATGACTGCGTCAAAATCAGCCAGCGAAGCCCTCGATACATCCCTG aaagacaaacaatTAGCATCACCCAGTAGGCAACGTCCCGCCTCACCGTCAACCTCCATGGGACGCCATCGCTCACCGTCTCCAGCGCCTAGCCCAACTCCAAAGAGAACCCCGTCCCCATCAGCGTCCAA GCAAAGTCCCAAGACGCGCCCACCGTCACCGTCTGCGATGAAGCAGCGCCCCCCGTCTCCTCAGCCCCCATCAGCCAAACCCCCGCCCATCCAGAAACCGTCTCTCACTCCAACTGGGCCGCCAACACTGCGAAAGAGGGACTCCAAGTCCAAGGACCTGGGTCCTGTTCAGCCTGTGGCTCCACAGGCCACTGAGGCTAGCAAGACCAAAGACAAAGACG ACTCAAAGACAACCGGCACAAATTCGGCTGCTGAGGCGGCTAAGATCCTGGCAGAAAATCGAAGGCTGATGAGGGAGCAGAAGGAGCGAGAGGAGCAGCTGAGGATacagatggaggaagaggagag GCtgagaaaagaggaagaggagcgttTAGCCGAAGAGGCTCGACTGAAAcgcctggaggaggagaagaggttGGCCGAAGAGAGGAaagtgaaagaagaagaagaagcccgTCTAGCAgaggaagacagaaaaagactggaagaagaagaagcgctGAGGCAGGCCGAGCTCCAGAAGGAACGAGAGGAGGCCGAGGCCAAAGCCCTGGAGGAGGCTGAGAGAGTCCGCCAGGAACGAGACCGGATcatgcagcagaaccagcaggagCGAATGGAGAGGAAGAAG agaatTGAAGAAATAATGAAGAGAACTAGAAAAGGGGACCAAACCGACTTAAAG AGAGATGACGATAAATATTCACAGGAGAATGgagatgaaggcatggatgagaTGAAAGGTGAAACCAA AGACGACATTTCTGTGGACGATGACCAGGACGTTTTGTCCGCTGGAGATGTTGGGGTtaaacaagatggcggcctgAACGGAAATCCAGAGACCGAAGACAAGGAGAACACCAACGGCACGACTGCTGACGACACGCAGGCAGGAAG tccgGTTCCTACGAGCCGCCTCGTCGAGGGCTCAGAGTTCCTGAACGAGGAGGACTCCACCAAAGACGGCATGGTGTCCAGCCTCAACGGGAAGTCCAACCAGTGGAGCTTCGAGGAGCTCATCGACACCAACATCCACTCCAAGACTCGGCCTCTCATCGAGTCCGAGGACCGCAACCAGGTTTTAATCCACTGTGACGGGAGCTCAGATGGAACCAGGGTGGCCTTTGAGGAGAAGGGAACTCCCATCAGCACCCTGCACTCCTCCAATCAGCCCATAGAAGCCATGTCAG AAATTTGA
- the map7d3 gene encoding ensconsin isoform X2 translates to MSTSPRCPSPTGCEVLRAPGVEKKKKTDKENFIEMAESATTLKGLRAQMAAAAQAQAEERRSIAGNSPGPSAVSPSKPQGCKPVIDGAALRVDDRLRVAKERREEAEKQQALRESQIMERERKAKLQVERQLEERQKKLEEQRKKEEQKRLAVEEKRKQKQEEEKEHYEAVMRRTLERSQRVEQRQKRWSWGGLSGDQDGRAGDSDASISSPVAIVVSSPSPEKPPRSGQADKRSTSTTNLKQPPEAGISKRLSSSSATLGKSPDKSVRPRSSSCNRLPSNGMAAQAGKGDGKQLQVEETGRSVKKRSSSLTRVSVSRAQTPAKPEKGTTDDQARKPPASTVDEGVLSRLLTPTQASLARSKSAAVLSAEGSDATECHLCPRSASPSPMNPARGPLRSRSIDRQKSGMTASKSASEALDTSLKDKQLASPSRQRPASPSTSMGRHRSPSPAPSPTPKRTPSPSASKQSPKTRPPSPSAMKQRPPSPQPPSAKPPPIQKPSLTPTGPPTLRKRDSKSKDLGPVQPVAPQATEASKTKDKDDSKTTGTNSAAEAAKILAENRRLMREQKEREEQLRIQMEEEERLRKEEEERLAEEARLKRLEEEKRLAEERKVKEEEEARLAEEDRKRLEEEEALRQAELQKEREEAEAKALEEAERVRQERDRIMQQNQQERMERKKRIEEIMKRTRKGDQTDLKRDDDKYSQENGDEGMDEMKDDISVDDDQDVLSAGDVGVKQDGGLNGNPETEDKENTNGTTADDTQAGSPVPTSRLVEGSEFLNEEDSTKDGMVSSLNGKSNQWSFEELIDTNIHSKTRPLIESEDRNQVLIHCDGSSDGTRVAFEEKGTPISTLHSSNQPIEAMSEI, encoded by the exons ATGTCCACGTCCCCGCGGTGTCCGAGTCCAACCGGCTGCGAAGTGTTGCGCGCCCCTggtgtagaaaagaaaaaaaaaacagacaaggaAAACTTCATAGAAATGGCGGAGAGTGCTACGACGCTCAAAGGCTTGAGAGCCCAGATGG ctgcagctgcacaggCACAAGCCGAGGAGCGGCGTAGCATAGCAGGGAACAGTCCAGGACCTTCAGCCGTCTCCCCTTCCAAACCTCAGGGCTGTAAGCCAG TTATTGACGGCGCCGCACTTAGAGTAGACGACCGGCTGCGAGTGGCAAAAGAGAGGCGAGAGGAGGCAGAGAAACAACAGG CTTTAAGGGAGTCCCAGATCATGGAGCGGGAGCGCAAAGCTAAGCTGCAAGTGGAACGCCAGCTGGAGGAACGTCAGAAAAAGCTCGAGGAACAGCGGAAGAAGGAGGAACAGAAACGATTGGCTgtggaggagaagaggaagcagaagcaggaagaggaaaag GAGCACTACGAGGCAGTTATGAGGCGAACACTAGAACGCAGTCAGCGAGTCGAGCAGAGACAGAAGAGGTGGTCTTGGGGAGGATTGTCCGGAGACCAAGATGGACGAGCAG GAGATTCTGACGCCAGCATCTCTTCTCCAGTAGCTATAGTTGTCTCCTCTCCCTCGCCAGAAAAGCCACCAAGGAGTGGACaag CTGACAAGCGCTCCACATCCACAACTAACCTGAAACAGCCGCCCGAGGCTGGCATCAGCAAACGTTTATCCTCCTCCTCTGCCACCCTTGGTAAATCACCTGACAAAA GTGTTAGGCCGAGGAGTTCGTCTTGCAACCGGTTGCCAAGCAATGGCATGGCTGCTCAGGCCGGTAAGGGAGATGGCAAACAGCTTCAGGTGGAAGAGACAG GACGCTCTGTGAAGAAGAGAAGTTCCTCCCTCACACGAGTAAGTGTGAGCAGAGCACAGACCCCTGCCAAGCCTGAAAAGGGGACAACGGATGATCAAG CCCGCAAGCCACCGGCCAGTACAGTGGATGAAGGGGTCCTTAGTCGCCTGCTCACTCCCACCCAGGCCTCACTAGCTAGGAGCAAGAGCGCCGCCGTCCTGTCCGCTGAAGGATCAGATGCTACAG AGTGTCACCTGTGTCCTCGTTCAGCCTCCCCCAGCCCCATGAACCCGGCGCGCGGCCCCTTGCGCAGCCGCAGCATCGACCGACAGAAGAGCGGCATGACTGCGTCAAAATCAGCCAGCGAAGCCCTCGATACATCCCTG aaagacaaacaatTAGCATCACCCAGTAGGCAACGTCCCGCCTCACCGTCAACCTCCATGGGACGCCATCGCTCACCGTCTCCAGCGCCTAGCCCAACTCCAAAGAGAACCCCGTCCCCATCAGCGTCCAA GCAAAGTCCCAAGACGCGCCCACCGTCACCGTCTGCGATGAAGCAGCGCCCCCCGTCTCCTCAGCCCCCATCAGCCAAACCCCCGCCCATCCAGAAACCGTCTCTCACTCCAACTGGGCCGCCAACACTGCGAAAGAGGGACTCCAAGTCCAAGGACCTGGGTCCTGTTCAGCCTGTGGCTCCACAGGCCACTGAGGCTAGCAAGACCAAAGACAAAGACG ACTCAAAGACAACCGGCACAAATTCGGCTGCTGAGGCGGCTAAGATCCTGGCAGAAAATCGAAGGCTGATGAGGGAGCAGAAGGAGCGAGAGGAGCAGCTGAGGATacagatggaggaagaggagag GCtgagaaaagaggaagaggagcgttTAGCCGAAGAGGCTCGACTGAAAcgcctggaggaggagaagaggttGGCCGAAGAGAGGAaagtgaaagaagaagaagaagcccgTCTAGCAgaggaagacagaaaaagactggaagaagaagaagcgctGAGGCAGGCCGAGCTCCAGAAGGAACGAGAGGAGGCCGAGGCCAAAGCCCTGGAGGAGGCTGAGAGAGTCCGCCAGGAACGAGACCGGATcatgcagcagaaccagcaggagCGAATGGAGAGGAAGAAG agaatTGAAGAAATAATGAAGAGAACTAGAAAAGGGGACCAAACCGACTTAAAG AGAGATGACGATAAATATTCACAGGAGAATGgagatgaaggcatggatgagaTGAAAG ACGACATTTCTGTGGACGATGACCAGGACGTTTTGTCCGCTGGAGATGTTGGGGTtaaacaagatggcggcctgAACGGAAATCCAGAGACCGAAGACAAGGAGAACACCAACGGCACGACTGCTGACGACACGCAGGCAGGAAG tccgGTTCCTACGAGCCGCCTCGTCGAGGGCTCAGAGTTCCTGAACGAGGAGGACTCCACCAAAGACGGCATGGTGTCCAGCCTCAACGGGAAGTCCAACCAGTGGAGCTTCGAGGAGCTCATCGACACCAACATCCACTCCAAGACTCGGCCTCTCATCGAGTCCGAGGACCGCAACCAGGTTTTAATCCACTGTGACGGGAGCTCAGATGGAACCAGGGTGGCCTTTGAGGAGAAGGGAACTCCCATCAGCACCCTGCACTCCTCCAATCAGCCCATAGAAGCCATGTCAG AAATTTGA
- the map7d3 gene encoding ensconsin isoform X5: MSTSPRCPSPTGCEVLRAPGVEKKKKTDKENFIEMAESATTLKGLRAQMAAAAQAQAEERRSIAGNSPGPSAVSPSKPQGCKPVIDGAALRVDDRLRVAKERREEAEKQQALRESQIMERERKAKLQVERQLEERQKKLEEQRKKEEQKRLAVEEKRKQKQEEEKEHYEAVMRRTLERSQRVEQRQKRWSWGGLSGDQDGRAGDSDASISSPVAIVVSSPSPEKPPRSGQADKRSTSTTNLKQPPEAGISKRLSSSSATLGKSPDKSVRPRSSSCNRLPSNGMAAQAGKGDGKQLQVEETGRSVKKRSSSLTRVSVSRAQTPAKPEKGTTDDQARKPPASTVDEGVLSRLLTPTQASLARSKSAAVLSAEGSDATECHLCPRSASPSPMNPARGPLRSRSIDRQKSGMTASKSASEALDTSLKDKQLASPSRQRPASPSTSMGRHRSPSPAPSPTPKRTPSPSASKQSPKTRPPSPSAMKQRPPSPQPPSAKPPPIQKPSLTPTGPPTLRKRDSKSKDLGPVQPVAPQATEASKTKDKDDSKTTGTNSAAEAAKILAENRRLMREQKEREEQLRIQMEEEERLRKEEEERLAEEARLKRLEEEKRLAEERKVKEEEEARLAEEDRKRLEEEEALRQAELQKEREEAEAKALEEAERVRQERDRIMQQNQQERMERKKRIEEIMKRTRKGDQTDLKENGDEGMDEMKDDISVDDDQDVLSAGDVGVKQDGGLNGNPETEDKENTNGTTADDTQAGSPVPTSRLVEGSEFLNEEDSTKDGMVSSLNGKSNQWSFEELIDTNIHSKTRPLIESEDRNQVLIHCDGSSDGTRVAFEEKGTPISTLHSSNQPIEAMSEI, encoded by the exons ATGTCCACGTCCCCGCGGTGTCCGAGTCCAACCGGCTGCGAAGTGTTGCGCGCCCCTggtgtagaaaagaaaaaaaaaacagacaaggaAAACTTCATAGAAATGGCGGAGAGTGCTACGACGCTCAAAGGCTTGAGAGCCCAGATGG ctgcagctgcacaggCACAAGCCGAGGAGCGGCGTAGCATAGCAGGGAACAGTCCAGGACCTTCAGCCGTCTCCCCTTCCAAACCTCAGGGCTGTAAGCCAG TTATTGACGGCGCCGCACTTAGAGTAGACGACCGGCTGCGAGTGGCAAAAGAGAGGCGAGAGGAGGCAGAGAAACAACAGG CTTTAAGGGAGTCCCAGATCATGGAGCGGGAGCGCAAAGCTAAGCTGCAAGTGGAACGCCAGCTGGAGGAACGTCAGAAAAAGCTCGAGGAACAGCGGAAGAAGGAGGAACAGAAACGATTGGCTgtggaggagaagaggaagcagaagcaggaagaggaaaag GAGCACTACGAGGCAGTTATGAGGCGAACACTAGAACGCAGTCAGCGAGTCGAGCAGAGACAGAAGAGGTGGTCTTGGGGAGGATTGTCCGGAGACCAAGATGGACGAGCAG GAGATTCTGACGCCAGCATCTCTTCTCCAGTAGCTATAGTTGTCTCCTCTCCCTCGCCAGAAAAGCCACCAAGGAGTGGACaag CTGACAAGCGCTCCACATCCACAACTAACCTGAAACAGCCGCCCGAGGCTGGCATCAGCAAACGTTTATCCTCCTCCTCTGCCACCCTTGGTAAATCACCTGACAAAA GTGTTAGGCCGAGGAGTTCGTCTTGCAACCGGTTGCCAAGCAATGGCATGGCTGCTCAGGCCGGTAAGGGAGATGGCAAACAGCTTCAGGTGGAAGAGACAG GACGCTCTGTGAAGAAGAGAAGTTCCTCCCTCACACGAGTAAGTGTGAGCAGAGCACAGACCCCTGCCAAGCCTGAAAAGGGGACAACGGATGATCAAG CCCGCAAGCCACCGGCCAGTACAGTGGATGAAGGGGTCCTTAGTCGCCTGCTCACTCCCACCCAGGCCTCACTAGCTAGGAGCAAGAGCGCCGCCGTCCTGTCCGCTGAAGGATCAGATGCTACAG AGTGTCACCTGTGTCCTCGTTCAGCCTCCCCCAGCCCCATGAACCCGGCGCGCGGCCCCTTGCGCAGCCGCAGCATCGACCGACAGAAGAGCGGCATGACTGCGTCAAAATCAGCCAGCGAAGCCCTCGATACATCCCTG aaagacaaacaatTAGCATCACCCAGTAGGCAACGTCCCGCCTCACCGTCAACCTCCATGGGACGCCATCGCTCACCGTCTCCAGCGCCTAGCCCAACTCCAAAGAGAACCCCGTCCCCATCAGCGTCCAA GCAAAGTCCCAAGACGCGCCCACCGTCACCGTCTGCGATGAAGCAGCGCCCCCCGTCTCCTCAGCCCCCATCAGCCAAACCCCCGCCCATCCAGAAACCGTCTCTCACTCCAACTGGGCCGCCAACACTGCGAAAGAGGGACTCCAAGTCCAAGGACCTGGGTCCTGTTCAGCCTGTGGCTCCACAGGCCACTGAGGCTAGCAAGACCAAAGACAAAGACG ACTCAAAGACAACCGGCACAAATTCGGCTGCTGAGGCGGCTAAGATCCTGGCAGAAAATCGAAGGCTGATGAGGGAGCAGAAGGAGCGAGAGGAGCAGCTGAGGATacagatggaggaagaggagag GCtgagaaaagaggaagaggagcgttTAGCCGAAGAGGCTCGACTGAAAcgcctggaggaggagaagaggttGGCCGAAGAGAGGAaagtgaaagaagaagaagaagcccgTCTAGCAgaggaagacagaaaaagactggaagaagaagaagcgctGAGGCAGGCCGAGCTCCAGAAGGAACGAGAGGAGGCCGAGGCCAAAGCCCTGGAGGAGGCTGAGAGAGTCCGCCAGGAACGAGACCGGATcatgcagcagaaccagcaggagCGAATGGAGAGGAAGAAG agaatTGAAGAAATAATGAAGAGAACTAGAAAAGGGGACCAAACCGACTTAAAG GAGAATGgagatgaaggcatggatgagaTGAAAG ACGACATTTCTGTGGACGATGACCAGGACGTTTTGTCCGCTGGAGATGTTGGGGTtaaacaagatggcggcctgAACGGAAATCCAGAGACCGAAGACAAGGAGAACACCAACGGCACGACTGCTGACGACACGCAGGCAGGAAG tccgGTTCCTACGAGCCGCCTCGTCGAGGGCTCAGAGTTCCTGAACGAGGAGGACTCCACCAAAGACGGCATGGTGTCCAGCCTCAACGGGAAGTCCAACCAGTGGAGCTTCGAGGAGCTCATCGACACCAACATCCACTCCAAGACTCGGCCTCTCATCGAGTCCGAGGACCGCAACCAGGTTTTAATCCACTGTGACGGGAGCTCAGATGGAACCAGGGTGGCCTTTGAGGAGAAGGGAACTCCCATCAGCACCCTGCACTCCTCCAATCAGCCCATAGAAGCCATGTCAG AAATTTGA
- the map7d3 gene encoding ensconsin isoform X15, protein MSTSPRCPSPTGCEVLRAPGVEKKKKTDKENFIEMAESATTLKGLRAQMAAAAQAQAEERRSIAGNSPGPSAVSPSKPQGCKPVIDGAALRVDDRLRVAKERREEAEKQQALRESQIMERERKAKLQVERQLEERQKKLEEQRKKEEQKRLAVEEKRKQKQEEEKEHYEAVMRRTLERSQRVEQRQKRWSWGGLSGDQDGRAGDSDASISSPVAIVVSSPSPEKPPRSGQGRSVKKRSSSLTRVSVSRAQTPAKPEKGTTDDQARKPPASTVDEGVLSRLLTPTQASLARSKSAAVLSAEGSDATECHLCPRSASPSPMNPARGPLRSRSIDRQKSGMTASKSASEALDTSLKDKQLASPSRQRPASPSTSMGRHRSPSPAPSPTPKRTPSPSASKQSPKTRPPSPSAMKQRPPSPQPPSAKPPPIQKPSLTPTGPPTLRKRDSKSKDLGPVQPVAPQATEASKTKDKDDSKTTGTNSAAEAAKILAENRRLMREQKEREEQLRIQMEEEERLRKEEEERLAEEARLKRLEEEKRLAEERKVKEEEEARLAEEDRKRLEEEEALRQAELQKEREEAEAKALEEAERVRQERDRIMQQNQQERMERKKRIEEIMKRTRKGDQTDLKRDDDKYSQENGDEGMDEMKGETKDDISVDDDQDVLSAGDVGVKQDGGLNGNPETEDKENTNGTTADDTQAGSPVPTSRLVEGSEFLNEEDSTKDGMVSSLNGKSNQWSFEELIDTNIHSKTRPLIESEDRNQVLIHCDGSSDGTRVAFEEKGTPISTLHSSNQPIEAMSEI, encoded by the exons ATGTCCACGTCCCCGCGGTGTCCGAGTCCAACCGGCTGCGAAGTGTTGCGCGCCCCTggtgtagaaaagaaaaaaaaaacagacaaggaAAACTTCATAGAAATGGCGGAGAGTGCTACGACGCTCAAAGGCTTGAGAGCCCAGATGG ctgcagctgcacaggCACAAGCCGAGGAGCGGCGTAGCATAGCAGGGAACAGTCCAGGACCTTCAGCCGTCTCCCCTTCCAAACCTCAGGGCTGTAAGCCAG TTATTGACGGCGCCGCACTTAGAGTAGACGACCGGCTGCGAGTGGCAAAAGAGAGGCGAGAGGAGGCAGAGAAACAACAGG CTTTAAGGGAGTCCCAGATCATGGAGCGGGAGCGCAAAGCTAAGCTGCAAGTGGAACGCCAGCTGGAGGAACGTCAGAAAAAGCTCGAGGAACAGCGGAAGAAGGAGGAACAGAAACGATTGGCTgtggaggagaagaggaagcagaagcaggaagaggaaaag GAGCACTACGAGGCAGTTATGAGGCGAACACTAGAACGCAGTCAGCGAGTCGAGCAGAGACAGAAGAGGTGGTCTTGGGGAGGATTGTCCGGAGACCAAGATGGACGAGCAG GAGATTCTGACGCCAGCATCTCTTCTCCAGTAGCTATAGTTGTCTCCTCTCCCTCGCCAGAAAAGCCACCAAGGAGTGGACaag GACGCTCTGTGAAGAAGAGAAGTTCCTCCCTCACACGAGTAAGTGTGAGCAGAGCACAGACCCCTGCCAAGCCTGAAAAGGGGACAACGGATGATCAAG CCCGCAAGCCACCGGCCAGTACAGTGGATGAAGGGGTCCTTAGTCGCCTGCTCACTCCCACCCAGGCCTCACTAGCTAGGAGCAAGAGCGCCGCCGTCCTGTCCGCTGAAGGATCAGATGCTACAG AGTGTCACCTGTGTCCTCGTTCAGCCTCCCCCAGCCCCATGAACCCGGCGCGCGGCCCCTTGCGCAGCCGCAGCATCGACCGACAGAAGAGCGGCATGACTGCGTCAAAATCAGCCAGCGAAGCCCTCGATACATCCCTG aaagacaaacaatTAGCATCACCCAGTAGGCAACGTCCCGCCTCACCGTCAACCTCCATGGGACGCCATCGCTCACCGTCTCCAGCGCCTAGCCCAACTCCAAAGAGAACCCCGTCCCCATCAGCGTCCAA GCAAAGTCCCAAGACGCGCCCACCGTCACCGTCTGCGATGAAGCAGCGCCCCCCGTCTCCTCAGCCCCCATCAGCCAAACCCCCGCCCATCCAGAAACCGTCTCTCACTCCAACTGGGCCGCCAACACTGCGAAAGAGGGACTCCAAGTCCAAGGACCTGGGTCCTGTTCAGCCTGTGGCTCCACAGGCCACTGAGGCTAGCAAGACCAAAGACAAAGACG ACTCAAAGACAACCGGCACAAATTCGGCTGCTGAGGCGGCTAAGATCCTGGCAGAAAATCGAAGGCTGATGAGGGAGCAGAAGGAGCGAGAGGAGCAGCTGAGGATacagatggaggaagaggagag GCtgagaaaagaggaagaggagcgttTAGCCGAAGAGGCTCGACTGAAAcgcctggaggaggagaagaggttGGCCGAAGAGAGGAaagtgaaagaagaagaagaagcccgTCTAGCAgaggaagacagaaaaagactggaagaagaagaagcgctGAGGCAGGCCGAGCTCCAGAAGGAACGAGAGGAGGCCGAGGCCAAAGCCCTGGAGGAGGCTGAGAGAGTCCGCCAGGAACGAGACCGGATcatgcagcagaaccagcaggagCGAATGGAGAGGAAGAAG agaatTGAAGAAATAATGAAGAGAACTAGAAAAGGGGACCAAACCGACTTAAAG AGAGATGACGATAAATATTCACAGGAGAATGgagatgaaggcatggatgagaTGAAAGGTGAAACCAA AGACGACATTTCTGTGGACGATGACCAGGACGTTTTGTCCGCTGGAGATGTTGGGGTtaaacaagatggcggcctgAACGGAAATCCAGAGACCGAAGACAAGGAGAACACCAACGGCACGACTGCTGACGACACGCAGGCAGGAAG tccgGTTCCTACGAGCCGCCTCGTCGAGGGCTCAGAGTTCCTGAACGAGGAGGACTCCACCAAAGACGGCATGGTGTCCAGCCTCAACGGGAAGTCCAACCAGTGGAGCTTCGAGGAGCTCATCGACACCAACATCCACTCCAAGACTCGGCCTCTCATCGAGTCCGAGGACCGCAACCAGGTTTTAATCCACTGTGACGGGAGCTCAGATGGAACCAGGGTGGCCTTTGAGGAGAAGGGAACTCCCATCAGCACCCTGCACTCCTCCAATCAGCCCATAGAAGCCATGTCAG AAATTTGA